A window of Sorex araneus isolate mSorAra2 chromosome 3, mSorAra2.pri, whole genome shotgun sequence genomic DNA:
CAGAGGAAGGGCAGTGCCCACCTCCCCTCTCAGCAGCGGGGCACGGGGCTCTGGCACGCCTGAGGCCCGGAGGCTGGGGCGCagccggggcagggcggggtgacCCCCAGGGAAGCCACAgctcggggtgggggtccccTCGGGGGCCTGTGGGGTGTGCTAGGGCCCCGGGACATGGTGTCAGGGCACCTGCGGCTTCTGGGCCAAGGGGACGTGAGTGACGAGGTGCCCCAGAGGTGCCCGTCCCACCCCCGGCGCAAAGCCCGCGGTGAGGACCCACAGGGAAGGGAGAGCGTCTCTTCTAGAACTTTCCGCAACAGCAGCGGCCTCCCTTGAGGCAGGTAGACGGCCGGGGTGCAGGGACGAGCTTCCCTCCAGACCCCTCCAGGAGGCGCGGCTGTTCCTGGGCCCACAGGCCTGCTCAGACCCACGACTCTCCGCCAGGCTGCGCGGGGGCAGTGCCCTGCGGGCGCCAGGGCTGCTGTTCCATCAGTGCCCTGGCTGGGCCTCCACCACACCGACACCACGGCACACCAGGGCGGGAGAGGTGGGCCTAGGAGCACCAGTGGGAGGCTGGGGACACAGCGCTGGAGCAGGACTGGACATGGTGGGTCCGCGCTGGCGGCCTCTCCCTCGGGCACCCCGCCCCTTCCTCCCAGGGCCTGTGTCGTTGTCTGGGGCCCGGCAGCACCTCTCAGGGctgattctggctctgtgctcggggccgctcctgcctgggctcaggggccccgtGTGGAGCCGGGGTCCGGGGCCGGCTTCCCCACTGCCCCAGCAGTCGGCCGCCGCACTGGCTCGTGTGGCCGGGAGGCTGCTCAGTGCTCGGGCAATGGCGGGGACAGGCGCAGCTGgtgccacaccccacagtgctcgggagacGCCCAGCGGTGCCAGGGGCCCGGGGTCTGCTGCagctccctggccctggccccgccACCGCCCTGGCTCGGCCTCGGCCACGCAGCAGTGCCGGGAGCTGCTCACAGCGTGGTGCTCGGGCCGAGAGCACCCAGGCCTTGTGTGTGCAGAGGGAGGCCCAGCGCCCTGCTGCAGGGGAGATGCGCCGGCACGCGGGCGTGGGCGCGGGGCAGTCCCTGTCCAAGGGGAAGGCCGCGTGAGGGACGGGACGCCCACCGCCGCCCACCCCGCTGCCCCGCCTGCCCCTCCACAAGGCCTGTGTGTGGACACCGGTAGGGCTGGGCCTCCCCAGACCAGAGGCTCCGCGTCTTGCCGGTGCCTGGCAGGGAGGCCCGGGACCCCTTTCGGTCCCTCAGCGTGCCTGGCACCGGGCAGAGAGCGGCCTGTCGGGACTGTAGCTGCAGAACTAAAAGCAAAGGGGGGTTTCCCCTCAGGAAGCCTGGAAAAGAGCAAACAGGTTCCGGAGGTGCTGGGCGCTGGCAGGGCGCCTCCGAGCTCGAACCCGTCTGCCTGAGTCTGTCGTCTGTATTTCACTCTGACCCGCCAGAGGGGGGTCAGAGATGTGCCCAGGGAAGACGGCCTGTGTCCCCCGAGGAAAGAACGTCGTCGCAGGCGGGGCGTGAGGTGAAGGCACCATCCCTGCCTGGCTGCGCTGGGCTGGCGGGAGGCGGAGACAGGAAGGGAGGTGGCGAGGAGGGCTGGGGACGCAGGGCAGGGGCCAGCGCCCGGCTCTGAATGCAGAGGCCCAGGTCTGGGCCCAGCACCCCGAGGCCCtccgagccctgagcaccgctggtgtggtAAAAAATCTAGGAAAGCAAAGGAAGGTGAGGAGGCGGCAGGACGCCGGTCAGTGGCGGACACCTGGCCAGCGGTTTCCTCGCGCCGTGGAGTCCCGGCTGCCGCCCGGCGCAGGACCAGGCCAGGCCCACGGCACTCTGCACCCCTCCTTCTGCCCAGGCTGCACCTCCCCGAGGCCGGGCTGGGGCTGAGTGGACACAGTGCCCCGGCCGGTCAGCACCCTGAGGTCAGCAGGCTGTGCCCACAGCAGgctgcccccacctgggggccgtggggctggggagggcccagTCCCTCGCACCCCGGTTCTGTGTCAGGCCTCGCGCCTCAGTGTGAGAGAGAAGCCGGACGCGCCTGCCCCACGGCAGGTgtggccaggccccgcccaggccgGGCCAGCCAGGGGACATGCCGCAGACAGAGGGCAACTTCGCTCGGTCTGGGCACGGGCCCTTTGCCCGGCTGCTCCTTCGTGGGCTGGATTTTCTGTTCTCCAGTGGGGGGTACCCTGCTCAGACTGGGCCCTGCCCGCGGGCTGCAGGTCAGCCCCGTCCGCCCGTCCGTCCAACCTGGGAAGCTGAGCCTGGGCAGCTCTGCCCGCCCCCTTCTCCAGGGTGGTTCTGGTAGCTGGTTGCTCTACGCGTGGGGGTCTAACGCCCAACCTCACGCGCCTCTGGgtcctgctgtgtgggtgaggggGCGCACGGCCACGGTTCCTCCTGCCCTTGCCGAGGACGCCAGCTCCACCGTGCCTCTCTGGAGGGGTCCGGGTCCAGGGACGCCGGGGAGCTGTCCCGCGACCAGAGCCAGCCCCTGGCCACCCTTGGGCAGCACCCGGGCTCCTGGCCTCCTGGTCTCCAGGCACAGCCGCGCTCAGGCCTGCAGGCAGGTGCGAGGGGCAAGTCATGAGAACCAGAAGTAATTTGCaaacatgaataatttttaattccgGGAAGGGGACAGTGCAAGGTCCTGGACCTCCAGCCCTCGGGACTTTGTCTCCTGCTCCAAGGTGGGGGGACAAAGACCGGCCAGAAATGGCCTCCGCCTGCCGGTGGCTGCCCGCACTCacctcccggagagcccgtggGGAGACAGGGTCCCTGACCCGCGCCTGGACGAGCCCAGCTCGCAGTGGGCCCCGTGTCCCCAGCAGCCGTCACcgtaacggggggggggggaggacgggTGCCTTGGCTGATGTCTCTGCGTGGCACGGGGGCTGAGCGGAGgcggccccagcccctcctgcgtGGAGGGCCCAAGGATGACCTTTCCCGCCAGCGAGCGTGCGTCGGGGCTCTGCGTGGGACCCCGTGCCTTCGCCCGCCGTTGGGAAGCCCACCCCAAGGGGCTGCCTGAGACAATGAGAAACCAGATACCATGGAATTAGTGAAGAATTTCTCAGATGCAGCGGAAAGGAGGAAATCCAGGGGTTTACGGACACCTGGGCGGGCGGGGCTGTGCTGATGCTCAAGACCctccgcggggcggggggccgggccccTCAGGCTGCACCCCTCCTCCCGGCCCCGCGGCCAGAGGTGCCTACCGTGCCACCACCATGCCAGTGCCTCCTCAGAGCGGGCagcgggggcagggaggcagctcgGGGCTGCACAGCGGTGTCCGCTGCGGAGATCCCGTCCCACCCTGGcacggcccccagccctgctgcgaGGGGCAGGAAGCGGCGTGGAGAGGACGGCCAGGGGCCCTGGTGTCCATGACCTGCTCGCTGGGGCCTCCGGAGACCCCTGAAAGGCCCAGGGGAGGGCGACAGGGTGGCAGCCCCACACACCCCAGGTGGACACTGGGTGCAGGGCACACTTGAGACTGCACCCCGCAGCTCGGCCGGCCTCGGCTGTGGACGCTGGGGGTGGCCACAGGACGGGGACACGCTGAGCCCCTGCCCGCCACAGGGGCCCTCAgggttcacacatgcacacacacagcacacacgatTCTGGTGAAAGCTCGGACACGCCTGCTGCCCCCAGCTTGCCCGAGGGTGCTGTGGCAGCGCCAGGCCGGGCCTGGGTCCGTCAGGGTGGGGACAGAGCTTAGCCACTCCCGGCGCTGCGTGCCACTGGCCGGCCACCCCAGGGTGGGAGCCTGTGCTGAGGGTCCCAGGAAGGTGGGGGTGGCTGAGGACAGCCgcggggggcagcggggcccGAAGAGGCTAGGAAGGACCTGCAGGCCGGGTGGCTGGGGCGCCGCTGGCTTCCACCGAGAGGTCACCGGGCTCTGGCCTTCGCCTTCCTCTCTGCCGACGAGGGGCACTGTGGGCTGGGAAGGAGGGTCTGGTGGGCGGAGTATGGACGGCGTGACTGCGCAGACGGCGGGCATGGCTGCGGGCTCTGTAGCGGGGGCCCAGGAGAGGCCGAGCCCCTTCACGGTGACTCCTCTGGGTGCCCCCTTGGCTGCTGGCTCCGCGGAGCTCCCCCACGGTCACTCTCCCAAGCAAGAGGCCACGAGGGACAAGGACGAGGCCCCTTgcgagggcagagggagggaggggactgcATCTGGGGCCCCGTCAGGGCACACCAGGGCCTGCGAGCTGGCTCCGGGCGGGCTGCTGACTGCCCGCCAGCTGGACGCTGGTGTTTTAGGGCTTCTTCCAGAAGTACGCCGGGATTTCTCCTGACCTAGTTTGACCTCTCCGCAGATCCTGTCTTGGGAGGTGGAAGACAGGAGAGGGCTGGGGTTGGAGAGTGGGCACTGCCCTCATCTCACCCCCCTTGACCGTCTGCGGGGCTGGGAGTGAAGAGGAACCTTGGTGCGAAACCCAaggggctctctctggcccccttttgtCCAGTGGTGACCCCTCACCCCAAATCACGGGGCATCTCGAGCCACTGCCGCCCACTGTGGGCAGACGCTGGCCGTCTGGACCCAGGGTGCCCCGAAACCTGCGCTCTGGCTGCTGTGCCTGGTTCTGGCCGGCGAGGACAAGCGCCTTCCCGTGGGAAACGTGAAGGGAAACGTGGGGGTCGTGGGGCGCGGCCACTCTGCCTGCACTCGCCCAGGCTGTGTGCAAAGGGGTAGGAGGGAGCAGGGCGAGCAGGCCTGGCACAGGTGTGCGGGGCTCCGGCTCGAGGCACCGTGGGGCAGGGCCAGAGCCAGTCTCACCCAGGGTCCCTCTCTCCCCGGGACTGGACCCCACCGAGACCACCCTGTGCTGGGGGCAGGACGCGGGGCACAGCAGGCTTGACCCTGGGGCAGCCCAGGATGGACAGACGTGTGGCCGCCCCAGGGTCACGCCAGGCCTGCTTGTgccctgccccccggcccccctccctgccctgcagagCTCCAGGccgcccctctcctcctctgcccctgcccacccAGATGCCACCCTGGCTCAGCCTGGCCAAGACCACCCACTGGGCTGGAGGGGCCCCCCAGACGCTAAGTTTCCAGCCACCAGctgtgctgccccaggaggggccccGGGCCTGCCCTGGGGACTGGGAGCCACCATGCCCGCCTGGCATGTGCCTTTGTGCCCCAGCCATAAGGGCCGACCCCATTCCAGCGCGGGCAGGCGGCTGGCCAGAGCAGTGGGAATCACCCGCCCTCCCCGGCTCCCAGGGTGCCAAAGGGCACTCtccagcgggggaggggcggcgggggggcctggggggctgtgTGGAGGGGGCAGTTCTGGGCTGGTGCAAActcccagccccccctttttttttaagaactctccctcccctcccctccccccctgctgcgctcccctcccccaggcgccGTGGCTGCCGGCCAACAGCCCCACACTGGCCGCATTCAGGCCTCTATCTCTCGCGgtgccgcccgccgcccccgccccaggaccctgcccgccgcccccaccggtgcccaccagcccccagctctgcggctctgcccgcgcgcgcgcgcccagCCCCAGAAGGTCGCTGGTCTGCAGGGCTGGCGGGGCGCTTTCTGGTGGCTTTTGGAGGGCACCGAGCCCCCTGCCCGCCTTAACCCCTGCCTGCCCGGGCCCCCACTCCCTCTATCCACCTTAACCCCTGCCTGCCCGCCACCCCGGGCGCCCACGCGTCCCTCCCTCCGCACCCACACCCGCCCTGCAGGCAGGACCCAGGACCCTGCCCACCCAGTGCCCCCGAGCGGCCGCAGGGATCCCGCGCAGGACGCGACCGGCACTCACAGCCACAGGCACCTTCGAATCTCCTTTACTATGTACATTCAAGCAGGGGGTGTCGGGAGCTTAGCCTAGACAGTCTAGCAGCAGTCTCTAGAGAGCTCTTCAGCCTtttaacaaactttttttttttttgcacatagaAACAACACATCCATGTGTACAGTATCCAAAAATATATACCAAGGTCACCGGTATAGCAGTCCCTGGCCGGGACGAAAGGAAATGAACCGAAACGCGCAGAGAGGGGCAGCAACAGAAAATAGTTTGTCTGATATAGAATATAACATGATCTAGAGGAAACTCCATAAATCTAggtttttatatttcaatatataaatacctacaaataaatatatatatatgtatatatatatatcggccCGAAGGGGGTGGCCGGGCCTTCTGAGCTCAGACAATACGTTTCAATATAACACCACGTACAAACGGGGGTGGAGCCTGCACTGGACGAGTTAGCACGGGAGAGGATAATACTAGGACgcgggcgcccgcccgccctTACACCGTCACGTACTCCTTGAAGGTGACGGTGAGGCAGTTCGCGGTGACGTCGGTGATGATGATGTTCCCGAAGAAGGGCTTGAACTCGCCCAGCGGCTCCTCGGGCTCGTCCTGCGCCGCGGCGGGGGGCTTCTCAGCCGCAGGGGGCACGGtggccgccgccaccaccaccgGGGCGGCCGCCTCGGGCTTCACGCGCGGGGCGCTGGCCGGCGCCGCCGCCTCCCGCGTCTTCACGCAGCGCAAGTCTATGGGCTCGTCCAGGTCGGAGTCCAGCAGGATGACCTCGGGCGGCGGGAGCGCGGCGGGCGCGCCGGCCCCCAGGCAGGTGGGGGTGCTGATGCTGCGCGCCGTCAGGCGCTTCTTGCCGGGGTCGCGCTCGCCGTGCGTCTCGGACAGGCAGCGCTTGCGCGCGTGGGCCGGGCCGAGGCCCAGCGTGTGCGGGGCGTGCGGGGCGTGgtgcggggccgcgggcgggccCCGCGCGGGGTCCCAGGCCAGCAGCTCGGGCTTGGTGGTGAGCGGCAGGGGCTGCTCGAGCGCCTCCTTGGCCGGGGCCGGCTTGCGCGCGCCCGCCTCGGGGGGCTGCGGCTCGGGCCCCGCCGCCTCCTCGCGCCGCTTGCCCGGCGCCGCCTCCGCCTTCTTCTCCTCGGCGCCCGCCTTCTTGAAAGTCCGCTCGTCGGGCGCGCGGCGCTTGTGGCCGGCGCGCGCGTCCTCGGCCTCGGCCGACTTGATCTTCACGGCCTGCATGCCGTTCTCCATGTACTTGCTCATCACGATCACGATGCGCccgttcttgttcttgttcttcacGATCTTCATCTTGCCGCCCAGCCCGTTGCCCGCGCCCGCCTCCTTGGGCGCCGGCGCCAGCCCGTTGGGCGGGCCCTTCTCCGCGCCCttgcccgccgcgcccgccgccccggccaGCGGCTTCACGGCGCCCAGGTAGCCCTTGGCCGCCGCGCCGTGCGCCCACTTGTCGGGCGCGTGGCTCTTGGCGCCCAGGTCCGGGCCCGCGGGGCTGGGCGCCTCCTTGTGGCCGGCCTGGTACTGCAGGTCGTACATCTTGGGGTCGGGCTGGTAGGGGTGGTGCTTCTTGCTGTTGAGCTGGTAGTAGTACTTGCCGCTCTTGCCGGGCGGCGGCGGCTTGCCCGCCCTCTCCTTGCTGTGCGGCTGGTACTGGTGGTGCTTCTTGCTGTTGAGCTCATACTGGTGGCCTTGGCCCTTGCCCTGCGCGCCCAGCTCCAACTTGGCGCGGTTGTCGGCGGAGGAATCCTGGAGCCCGGTCAGCACGTTGGAGCGGCGGGCGAAGGTAGGCACCTGGGGGGACGCGGGCGGGGGTGAGCGGCCCCGCCcagctccgccc
This region includes:
- the CBX4 gene encoding E3 SUMO-protein ligase CBX4, whose amino-acid sequence is MELPAVGEHVFAVESIEKKRIRKGRVEYLVKWRGWSPKYNTWEPEENILDPRLLIAFQNRERQEQLMGCRKRGPKPKPLVVQVPTFARRSNVLTGLQDSSADNRAKLELGAQGKGQGHQYELNSKKHHQYQPHSKERAGKPPPPGKSGKYYYQLNSKKHHPYQPDPKMYDLQYQAGHKEAPSPAGPDLGAKSHAPDKWAHGAAAKGYLGAVKPLAGAAGAAGKGAEKGPPNGLAPAPKEAGAGNGLGGKMKIVKNKNKNGRIVIVMSKYMENGMQAVKIKSAEAEDARAGHKRRAPDERTFKKAGAEEKKAEAAPGKRREEAAGPEPQPPEAGARKPAPAKEALEQPLPLTTKPELLAWDPARGPPAAPHHAPHAPHTLGLGPAHARKRCLSETHGERDPGKKRLTARSISTPTCLGAGAPAALPPPEVILLDSDLDEPIDLRCVKTREAAAPASAPRVKPEAAAPVVVAAATVPPAAEKPPAAAQDEPEEPLGEFKPFFGNIIITDVTANCLTVTFKEYVTV